The following coding sequences lie in one Halorarum halophilum genomic window:
- a CDS encoding LutC/YkgG family protein has translation MTTNALSAFRASAERHHATVHEVTPADVGPTLDALVEPPAVGVAPGFDLPSSVETDPSPADLDAARTGVTVASLGIADYGTLVLEQDAAASEAASLFPERHVALLRTEDVVPSIGDALGTLGPRLRDGGSAILATGPSATADMGELVLGAHGPEAVDVVLVGEEYGDEAGSDSNVADAADPTTVDAGGTDAEADR, from the coding sequence ATGACAACGAACGCGCTATCGGCGTTCCGCGCGAGCGCCGAGCGACACCACGCGACCGTCCACGAGGTGACACCGGCGGACGTCGGCCCGACGCTCGACGCCCTCGTCGAACCCCCCGCGGTCGGCGTCGCCCCCGGGTTCGACCTCCCGTCGTCGGTCGAGACCGACCCGTCTCCGGCCGACCTCGACGCCGCGCGGACCGGCGTCACCGTCGCCAGCCTCGGCATCGCCGACTACGGCACCCTCGTGCTCGAGCAGGATGCGGCGGCCAGCGAGGCCGCGTCGCTGTTCCCCGAGCGCCACGTCGCGCTCCTCCGAACAGAGGACGTCGTCCCGAGCATCGGCGACGCGCTCGGCACCCTCGGCCCACGCCTGCGGGACGGGGGGAGCGCCATCCTCGCGACCGGCCCGAGCGCGACCGCCGACATGGGCGAACTGGTGCTCGGGGCACACGGCCCGGAGGCCGTCGACGTCGTCCTCGTCGGCGAGGAGTACGGCGACGAAGCGGGGAGCGATTCTAACGTCGCCGACGCAGCCGACCCCACAACGGTCGACGCCGGGGGCACGGACGCGGAGGCCGACCGATGA
- a CDS encoding PRC-barrel domain-containing protein, which yields MDADGSPQEITTLVGREVYSNNGVFVGEVEDVRLDLDTQVVTGLALTELNGELFSGRIEPGKGVMLPYRWVRAVGDVILINDVIERLKDDEHEEALA from the coding sequence ATGGACGCAGACGGCTCCCCTCAGGAGATCACCACGCTCGTCGGGCGCGAGGTGTACTCCAACAACGGGGTCTTCGTCGGCGAGGTGGAGGACGTTCGGCTCGATCTCGACACCCAGGTCGTCACCGGTCTGGCGCTCACCGAGTTGAACGGGGAACTGTTCTCGGGCCGCATCGAACCCGGGAAGGGCGTGATGTTGCCGTACCGCTGGGTGCGCGCGGTCGGCGACGTCATCCTCATCAACGACGTCATCGAGCGCCTCAAGGACGACGAACACGAGGAAGCGCTGGCGTAA
- a CDS encoding DHH family phosphoesterase, protein MSTGVTISSMSTYAILGCGSVGHAVADDLTEEGKDVLILDKDESRVEALRDQDLNAQVQDIAEDDVAGVVADRDVILILSSDVDANKEAVRAIRDRDGEQYVVVRASDPVSQDELTQLGADVVINPSTVIADSALRALESGELEYKARQLADILENTDGHLAILAHDNPDPDSIAAAVALAAIAAEYDIEADILYDGEIGHQENRAFVNTLGIDLRAREDAGPLSSYGALALVDYSEAGQLDIGADVDIYIDHEEPDESFEAEFTDIRRNVSATSTILTKYIQEFDLSPSETVATALLYGIRAETVDFKRDTTPADLTAAAYLHPFADHDMLEEVESPSMSPETLDVLAEAIQNREVQGSHLVSNAGFIRDREALAQAAQQLLDLEGITTSAVFGIADDTIYLAARSKDIRINIGNVLQDAFSDIGEAAGHSTQGNAEIPLGLFTGIEASESNRDTLLKLSEEAVRRKLFDAMGVESSGSSSGGSESSNGS, encoded by the coding sequence ATGAGTACTGGGGTGACGATTTCCTCGATGTCTACCTACGCGATTCTGGGGTGTGGGAGCGTCGGGCACGCCGTCGCGGACGATCTCACGGAGGAGGGCAAGGACGTGCTCATCCTCGACAAGGACGAGTCCCGCGTCGAGGCCCTGCGCGACCAGGACCTCAACGCGCAGGTCCAGGACATCGCGGAGGACGACGTCGCCGGCGTCGTCGCCGACAGGGACGTCATCCTGATCCTCTCGTCGGACGTGGACGCGAACAAGGAGGCCGTCCGGGCCATCCGGGACCGCGACGGCGAGCAGTACGTCGTCGTCCGTGCGTCGGACCCCGTCAGCCAGGACGAACTCACGCAGCTCGGGGCCGACGTGGTGATCAACCCCTCGACGGTCATCGCCGACTCGGCGCTACGCGCGCTCGAATCGGGGGAGCTGGAGTACAAGGCGAGACAGCTCGCCGACATCCTCGAGAACACCGACGGCCACCTGGCCATCCTCGCGCACGACAACCCCGACCCGGACTCCATCGCCGCGGCCGTCGCGCTGGCCGCCATCGCCGCCGAGTACGACATCGAGGCCGACATCCTCTACGACGGCGAGATCGGCCACCAGGAGAACCGCGCGTTCGTCAACACGCTCGGCATCGACCTTCGGGCGCGCGAGGACGCCGGCCCGCTGTCGAGCTACGGCGCGCTCGCGCTCGTCGACTACTCCGAGGCCGGCCAGCTCGACATCGGCGCCGACGTCGACATCTACATCGATCACGAGGAGCCCGACGAGTCGTTCGAGGCGGAGTTCACCGACATCCGCCGGAACGTCTCCGCGACCTCGACCATCCTCACGAAGTACATCCAGGAGTTCGACCTCTCGCCGAGCGAGACGGTGGCGACGGCCCTCCTGTACGGCATCCGTGCGGAGACGGTCGACTTCAAGCGCGACACGACGCCCGCGGATCTCACCGCCGCCGCCTACCTCCACCCGTTCGCCGACCACGACATGCTGGAGGAGGTCGAGTCGCCCTCGATGTCGCCCGAGACGCTCGACGTGCTCGCCGAGGCCATCCAGAACCGCGAGGTCCAGGGGAGCCACCTCGTCTCGAACGCGGGGTTCATCCGCGACCGCGAGGCGCTCGCGCAGGCCGCCCAGCAGCTACTCGACCTGGAGGGCATCACAACGTCCGCCGTCTTCGGCATCGCGGACGACACCATCTACCTCGCGGCGCGCTCGAAGGACATCCGCATCAACATCGGCAACGTCCTCCAGGACGCCTTCTCGGACATCGGCGAGGCGGCCGGCCACTCGACGCAGGGGAACGCCGAGATCCCGCTTGGGCTGTTCACCGGCATCGAGGCGAGCGAGTCGAACCGCGACACCCTCCTGAAGCTCTCCGAGGAGGCGGTCCGCAGGAAGCTGTTCGACGCGATGGGCGTCGAGAGTTCGGGCAGCAGTAGCGGCGGTAGCGAGTCGAGCAACGGGTCCTGA
- a CDS encoding FAD-binding and (Fe-S)-binding domain-containing protein yields the protein MSSDVPTPGGDPELSGADYDFVSDDVARPDLVDALEERVDGDVRFDSYSRQMYATDASAYEVTPIGVVMPKSTADVAAAMAYCANEGIPVLPRGGGTSLAGQSVNEAVVLDFSRYMDGIRGIDPDAERATVQAGCILGDLNELLAPHGLKFAPDPAWRDKSAIGGAVGNNSTGAHSLKYGKTDAYVEECEVVLADGSVETFGEIEVDALREEGDPEGSVRDRIYAEVARIVDEEGDAVAEAFPDMKRNVSGYNLDMLVEEARGERGEEGVVNLGRLMAGSEGTLAIVTEVEVSLVEVPETKAVALLTYDSLADAMEDVAPVLEHDPAAVEVMDDVLLGLARETTEFGPVVDLLPDGTDSLLLVEFYAEDDDEGRRKVADLVADRSPNTETEAEPTSDRVETGAPVRARAAMEAHDAERRATFWKMRKAGLPILLGRTSDAKHISFIEDCAVPPEHLPEYVAAFGEILADNDTFATFYAHAGPGVLHVRPLVNTKDVDGVSAMRDIADRATDLVAEYGGSVSGEHGDGRARTQWNRKLYGDDVWNTFRSLKTAFDPDWLLNPGNVCGDHDLTKNLRFDPDYDFDEGFDPKLNWQNENGFEGMAELCHGCGGCRGKQSTTGGVMCPTYRAANEEIQSTRGRANLLRQAFSGDLPGDPFTDEFREEVLDMCVGCKGCKVDCPSGVDMAKLKAEVVHEHHQREGASLRERMFAEVNTLSKLGSALAPLSNWATSLPGAGLVAEQALGIARERDLPAFHRETLRDWFEDRGGPAIPEADATRVAVLVPDTYTNYNHPDAGRAAVLALEAAGVRVELADVEDTGRPAHSLGFIDRAREHLDEAVADLAPRVRDGRDVVLVEPSEAVMLQSDLLDFRGEVHDDPDPTSDETVAPDEDAGLVAANSYGVMEYVDTFRLDEAMPFRDGEGESLTYHGHCHQKATKKDHHAVGVLRRAGYDVDPLDSTCCGMAGSFGYEAEHYSMSKAVASILYEQVDASRGEVVVAPGASCRSQLEDREGADEPPHPVEKLADTLANPRSV from the coding sequence ATGAGTTCCGACGTGCCGACGCCGGGCGGCGATCCCGAACTGTCCGGCGCGGACTACGACTTCGTCTCCGACGACGTCGCCCGACCGGACCTGGTGGACGCGCTGGAGGAGCGCGTGGACGGCGACGTGCGCTTCGACAGCTACTCGCGCCAGATGTACGCCACGGACGCGTCGGCGTACGAGGTGACGCCCATCGGGGTCGTCATGCCGAAGTCGACCGCAGACGTCGCCGCGGCGATGGCCTACTGCGCCAACGAGGGGATCCCGGTACTGCCGCGCGGCGGCGGCACGTCGCTCGCCGGTCAGAGCGTGAACGAGGCGGTCGTCCTCGACTTCTCGCGCTACATGGATGGGATCCGCGGGATCGACCCCGACGCCGAGCGTGCGACCGTCCAGGCCGGGTGCATCCTGGGGGACCTGAACGAGCTGCTCGCGCCGCACGGCCTGAAGTTCGCGCCCGACCCGGCCTGGCGCGACAAGTCCGCGATCGGCGGCGCCGTCGGCAACAACTCCACGGGCGCCCACTCGCTGAAGTACGGCAAGACGGACGCCTACGTCGAGGAGTGCGAGGTCGTGCTGGCGGACGGGAGCGTCGAGACGTTCGGGGAGATCGAGGTCGACGCGCTACGCGAGGAGGGCGACCCGGAGGGGAGCGTCCGCGACCGAATCTACGCCGAGGTCGCGCGAATCGTCGACGAGGAGGGCGACGCGGTCGCCGAGGCGTTCCCGGACATGAAGCGGAACGTCTCGGGGTACAACCTCGATATGCTCGTCGAGGAAGCCCGCGGTGAGCGGGGCGAGGAGGGCGTCGTCAACCTCGGCCGCCTCATGGCCGGCAGCGAGGGGACGCTCGCCATCGTCACTGAGGTCGAGGTGTCGCTGGTCGAGGTGCCCGAGACGAAGGCGGTCGCGCTGCTCACCTACGACTCGCTCGCCGACGCGATGGAGGACGTGGCCCCCGTGCTAGAACACGACCCGGCGGCGGTCGAGGTGATGGACGACGTGCTGCTGGGGTTGGCCCGCGAGACGACCGAGTTCGGCCCGGTCGTCGACCTGCTGCCCGATGGCACGGACTCGCTGCTCCTCGTTGAGTTCTACGCGGAGGACGACGACGAGGGCCGGCGGAAGGTGGCCGACCTCGTCGCCGACCGCTCGCCCAACACCGAGACTGAAGCGGAACCGACGAGCGACCGCGTCGAGACCGGGGCGCCGGTTCGCGCGCGGGCTGCCATGGAGGCCCACGACGCCGAGCGGCGGGCGACGTTCTGGAAGATGCGCAAGGCGGGGCTCCCGATCCTCCTCGGACGCACCTCCGACGCGAAGCACATCTCGTTCATCGAGGACTGCGCGGTCCCGCCCGAGCACCTCCCGGAGTACGTCGCGGCGTTCGGGGAGATCCTCGCGGACAACGACACGTTCGCGACCTTCTACGCGCACGCCGGTCCAGGCGTGCTCCACGTCCGGCCGCTCGTCAACACGAAGGACGTCGACGGGGTCTCCGCGATGCGCGACATCGCCGACCGCGCGACCGACCTCGTCGCCGAGTACGGCGGGTCGGTCTCGGGCGAGCACGGCGACGGCCGCGCGCGGACCCAGTGGAACCGGAAGCTGTACGGCGACGACGTCTGGAACACGTTCCGGTCGCTCAAGACCGCGTTCGACCCGGACTGGCTGCTCAACCCCGGCAACGTCTGCGGCGACCACGACCTCACCAAGAACCTCCGGTTCGATCCCGACTATGACTTCGACGAGGGGTTCGATCCGAAGCTGAACTGGCAGAACGAGAACGGCTTCGAGGGCATGGCGGAGCTGTGTCACGGCTGCGGCGGCTGTCGCGGGAAGCAGTCCACCACCGGCGGGGTGATGTGCCCGACGTACCGCGCCGCCAACGAGGAAATCCAGTCCACGCGCGGCCGCGCGAACCTCCTCCGGCAGGCCTTCTCGGGCGACCTGCCGGGCGACCCGTTCACCGACGAGTTCCGCGAGGAGGTGCTGGACATGTGCGTCGGCTGCAAGGGCTGCAAGGTCGACTGTCCCAGCGGGGTGGACATGGCGAAGCTCAAGGCCGAGGTCGTCCACGAGCACCACCAGCGCGAGGGGGCAAGCCTCCGCGAGCGCATGTTCGCCGAGGTGAACACCCTCAGCAAACTCGGCTCCGCGCTCGCGCCGCTCTCGAACTGGGCGACCAGCCTGCCCGGTGCGGGCCTCGTGGCCGAGCAGGCGCTCGGCATCGCCCGCGAGCGCGACCTCCCGGCGTTCCACCGCGAGACGCTCCGCGACTGGTTCGAGGACCGCGGCGGGCCGGCCATCCCCGAAGCCGACGCGACCCGCGTCGCCGTGCTGGTGCCCGACACGTACACTAACTACAACCACCCCGACGCCGGCAGGGCGGCCGTCCTCGCGCTGGAGGCGGCCGGCGTCCGCGTGGAACTCGCCGACGTCGAGGACACCGGCCGGCCGGCGCACTCGCTCGGTTTCATCGACCGCGCGCGCGAGCACCTCGACGAGGCCGTGGCCGACCTGGCCCCGCGGGTCCGGGACGGGCGCGACGTCGTCCTCGTGGAGCCATCCGAGGCAGTGATGCTCCAGTCCGACCTGCTCGACTTCCGAGGCGAGGTGCACGACGACCCGGACCCGACGAGCGACGAGACGGTCGCCCCCGACGAGGACGCGGGACTGGTCGCCGCCAACAGCTACGGCGTGATGGAGTACGTCGACACGTTCCGGCTCGACGAGGCGATGCCGTTCCGCGACGGTGAGGGCGAGTCGCTCACCTACCACGGCCACTGCCACCAGAAGGCGACGAAGAAGGACCACCACGCGGTCGGCGTGCTCCGCCGGGCGGGCTACGACGTGGACCCGCTCGACTCCACCTGCTGTGGCATGGCCGGGAGCTTCGGCTACGAGGCGGAGCACTACTCGATGAGCAAGGCGGTCGCGAGCATCCTCTACGAGCAGGTCGACGCGAGCCGCGGCGAGGTGGTCGTCGCCCCGGGCGCGTCCTGCCGATCCCAGCTCGAGGACCGCGAGGGCGCCGACGAGCCGCCCCACCCGGTCGAGAAGCTCGCCGACACGCTCGCGAACCCCCGGTCGGTGTGA
- a CDS encoding LUD domain-containing protein, translating to MSEARREKAEKLHHLLETEGDTVAENTRLFNRGRYEATADLADYEALKDEARAIKEDAIERLPELIEELRDSVEANGGNLYVADDAADANRYVREVVTDRGDSVVKSKSMTTEELELNEALEEAGVDVTETDLGEWVLQVADEAPSHLIGPALHKSSEGIADLFNEQFDLEEPLETPRELTKFARDQLLVDIEEADVGITGANFVTADSGTVALVTSEGNARKSALVPDTHVAITGIEKVIPAVEDLEPFLELIGKSATGQDVPSYYSLLTPPLTSPPVDFERPNEAVTDDPEGREFHLVLVDNGRSAMREDPDLKETLYCIRCGACANSCGNFQSVGGHAFGGETYTGGIATGWETGVEGLESAAEFNDLCTGCTRCVPACPVKIDIPWINTAVRDRVNHMDGEGEFDFLVEGLTPDDEPAGLDRAKRLFGNFETLAKWGSATAPLSNWIAGSAPARWAMERWIGVSSERDLPEFQRETLVDWFETRGSRVDAADAEREAVLYPDVYTNHVAVERGKAAVRALEALGVRVVVPRSAAVGSGRAPLSQGMVETARGQAERFRDALSSELDRGRDVVVVEPSDLAAIRREYEKLLPADDYERLSESSFEVMEYVFGMLENGADGNELRAGDQEPVDYHAHCQQRTLGLAAHTVAVLERLGYEVTTSDTECCGMAGSFGYKSEYYELSMDVGEPLREQFGDDGRRVLASGTSCVDQLEALLSRPATHPVELIAPDTSPR from the coding sequence ATGAGCGAGGCGCGCCGGGAGAAGGCCGAGAAGCTCCACCACCTGCTTGAGACCGAGGGCGACACCGTGGCGGAGAACACGCGCCTGTTCAACCGGGGTCGGTACGAGGCGACGGCCGATCTCGCCGACTACGAGGCGCTGAAGGACGAGGCGCGGGCGATTAAGGAGGACGCGATCGAGCGGCTGCCGGAGCTCATCGAGGAGCTTCGCGACAGCGTCGAGGCGAACGGCGGCAACCTGTACGTCGCGGACGACGCCGCGGACGCGAACCGGTACGTCCGCGAGGTGGTGACCGACCGCGGCGACTCGGTCGTGAAGAGCAAGTCGATGACGACCGAGGAGCTCGAACTGAACGAGGCGCTGGAGGAGGCCGGCGTCGACGTCACCGAAACCGACCTCGGCGAGTGGGTGTTGCAGGTCGCCGACGAGGCACCGTCCCACCTCATCGGGCCGGCGCTACACAAGTCCAGCGAGGGCATCGCCGACCTGTTCAACGAGCAGTTCGACCTCGAGGAGCCGCTGGAGACGCCCCGGGAGCTGACGAAGTTCGCGCGCGACCAGTTGCTCGTCGACATCGAGGAGGCGGACGTCGGCATCACCGGGGCCAACTTCGTAACTGCGGACTCGGGCACCGTCGCGCTCGTGACGAGCGAGGGCAACGCCCGGAAGTCGGCGCTCGTCCCCGACACGCACGTCGCCATCACCGGGATCGAGAAGGTGATCCCCGCGGTCGAGGATCTCGAGCCGTTCCTGGAACTCATCGGGAAGTCGGCGACCGGCCAGGACGTCCCCTCGTACTACTCGCTGCTGACCCCGCCGCTGACGTCGCCGCCGGTGGACTTCGAGAGACCGAACGAGGCCGTGACTGACGACCCGGAGGGGAGGGAGTTCCACCTCGTGCTCGTCGACAACGGCCGGAGCGCGATGCGCGAGGACCCCGACCTGAAGGAGACGCTGTACTGCATCAGGTGCGGCGCGTGCGCGAACTCGTGCGGCAACTTCCAGTCGGTCGGGGGCCACGCGTTTGGCGGCGAGACGTACACCGGCGGGATCGCCACCGGCTGGGAGACGGGCGTCGAAGGGCTGGAGAGCGCCGCCGAGTTCAACGACCTCTGCACGGGCTGTACCCGATGCGTGCCCGCCTGCCCGGTGAAGATCGACATCCCGTGGATCAACACGGCGGTCCGGGACCGGGTGAACCACATGGACGGCGAGGGCGAGTTCGACTTCCTCGTCGAGGGGTTGACGCCCGACGACGAACCGGCCGGTCTCGACCGGGCGAAGCGGCTGTTCGGCAACTTCGAGACGCTCGCGAAGTGGGGGAGTGCGACGGCGCCGCTGTCGAACTGGATCGCCGGCAGCGCGCCCGCCCGGTGGGCTATGGAGCGCTGGATCGGCGTTTCCAGCGAGCGCGACCTCCCCGAGTTCCAGCGGGAGACGCTCGTCGACTGGTTCGAGACGAGGGGCAGTCGCGTCGACGCCGCGGACGCAGAGCGCGAGGCGGTGCTGTACCCGGACGTGTACACCAACCACGTCGCCGTCGAGCGGGGGAAGGCGGCGGTCCGAGCGCTCGAGGCGCTCGGCGTCCGGGTGGTCGTACCGCGCTCCGCGGCGGTCGGGAGCGGCCGCGCGCCGCTCTCGCAGGGGATGGTCGAGACGGCGCGGGGGCAGGCCGAACGGTTCCGCGACGCGCTGTCGTCCGAACTCGACCGCGGCCGCGACGTCGTGGTCGTCGAGCCGAGCGACCTGGCGGCGATCCGTCGGGAGTACGAGAAGCTCCTCCCCGCCGACGACTACGAGCGGCTGTCGGAGTCGAGCTTCGAGGTGATGGAGTACGTGTTCGGCATGCTGGAGAACGGTGCCGACGGGAACGAACTCCGCGCGGGTGACCAGGAGCCGGTCGACTACCACGCCCACTGCCAGCAGCGGACGCTGGGACTGGCGGCCCACACCGTCGCCGTGCTGGAGCGGCTGGGATACGAGGTGACGACCTCCGACACCGAGTGCTGCGGGATGGCCGGGAGTTTCGGCTACAAGTCGGAGTACTACGAGCTGTCGATGGACGTGGGCGAGCCGCTGCGCGAGCAGTTCGGCGACGACGGCCGCCGGGTGCTCGCGTCCGGGACATCGTGCGTGGACCAGCTGGAGGCGCTGCTGTCGCGACCCGCGACCCACCCGGTCGAGCTGATCGCCCCCGACACGTCCCCGCGTTGA
- a CDS encoding methylated-DNA--[protein]-cysteine S-methyltransferase, whose product MDEPFSVDVPGGSLTIDGAFLDASPDEVRDQAADYAAGERTSFDAAVAYPDSFTGEVMRAIAAIPYGETRTYGDLAADLGTSPIAVGGGCGRNPVPLVVPCHRVVGADGLTGFSGDGGLDQKRALLEHEGALPADGA is encoded by the coding sequence ATGGACGAACCGTTCAGCGTGGACGTTCCCGGCGGCTCCCTCACCATCGACGGCGCGTTCCTCGACGCCTCGCCGGACGAGGTCCGCGACCAGGCGGCCGACTACGCCGCGGGCGAGCGCACGTCGTTCGATGCGGCCGTGGCCTACCCCGACTCCTTCACGGGCGAGGTGATGCGGGCGATCGCGGCCATCCCCTACGGCGAGACCCGGACGTACGGCGATCTCGCGGCGGACCTCGGGACCAGCCCGATCGCCGTCGGCGGGGGCTGCGGGCGCAACCCCGTCCCGCTCGTGGTGCCGTGTCACCGCGTCGTCGGTGCCGACGGGCTCACGGGGTTCTCCGGGGACGGCGGACTGGACCAGAAGCGCGCCCTGCTGGAACACGAGGGCGCCCTGCCGGCGGACGGGGCGTAG
- a CDS encoding restriction endonuclease, with amino-acid sequence MGSHETLETLPDGELAAFLDRLGAAWLDWDASVAPPTPEGTVELALRRDGEEAIVRVHRGDVDERPVEEAAALARERALSFVVLACTGEPTEDARDAARENGVELYDGDELVSLARESGVRLPGDVGDLTAFLEERVGGYPPGLADRAAEVVRVVDDLADFDRQAGYGDASATLDLSLGGRRVARIRFGATSVLVYAADGDDLETVATLAAHRERQPSVAELGVVEAVEEAIERAVGEQ; translated from the coding sequence ATGGGGTCCCACGAGACGCTCGAGACGCTCCCCGACGGGGAACTGGCGGCGTTCCTCGACCGCCTCGGGGCCGCCTGGCTCGACTGGGACGCGTCGGTCGCCCCGCCGACGCCGGAGGGGACCGTCGAACTCGCGCTCCGCCGCGACGGCGAGGAGGCGATCGTCCGGGTACATCGGGGCGACGTGGACGAACGCCCCGTCGAGGAGGCGGCGGCGCTCGCCCGTGAGCGCGCGCTCTCGTTCGTCGTCCTCGCCTGCACCGGCGAGCCGACCGAGGATGCGCGGGATGCGGCCCGGGAGAACGGCGTGGAGCTGTACGACGGGGATGAACTGGTCTCGCTCGCCAGGGAGTCCGGCGTGCGCCTGCCGGGCGACGTCGGCGACCTGACGGCCTTCCTCGAGGAGCGGGTCGGTGGCTACCCGCCGGGGCTGGCGGACAGGGCGGCCGAGGTCGTGCGCGTCGTCGACGACCTGGCCGACTTCGACCGACAGGCGGGGTACGGCGACGCGAGCGCGACGCTCGACCTCTCGCTCGGCGGCCGGCGCGTGGCGCGCATCCGGTTCGGGGCGACGAGCGTGCTAGTGTACGCTGCCGACGGCGACGACCTGGAGACGGTCGCTACCCTGGCGGCACACCGGGAGCGTCAGCCGTCGGTGGCGGAACTAGGGGTCGTCGAAGCGGTCGAGGAGGCGATCGAGCGAGCGGTCGGGGAGCAGTAG
- a CDS encoding pyridoxal phosphate-dependent aminotransferase has product MFPPLPYLEWIDGRPSAARHDLTSSDLRRDQPNSVSDAVPPRLADLPVSDDGTPLVEFVAAEYDVDPSSVVLAAGATHANFLAAATAHALAVERGNAADPTPRALVEVPGYGPLVETPRALGMRADRFRRPLPEASIDRARVEAAIHEPALERQFTHLTITNRHNPTGALTTRRELKRLAKVTRENEGYLIVDEVYAPYVAEADGDAGFGGPTGAGLRGVVSVGSLTKFHGLSGLRVGWLIAPERFARRAEQVRHHVPALAGPSVALARRFFANRDELVAEARDHCAANHELLADFADARSDLIGPVAEGCPFAFLSHESADGDAVAEAAWEDDVLVVPGRFFGERDWFRVALGNGPDDSAEALDALGSVLDGL; this is encoded by the coding sequence ATGTTCCCACCGCTGCCGTACCTCGAGTGGATCGACGGCCGCCCGTCGGCCGCCCGCCACGACCTCACCTCGAGCGACCTCCGCCGCGATCAGCCGAACTCCGTTTCCGACGCCGTGCCCCCGAGGCTCGCCGACCTCCCCGTCTCCGACGACGGGACCCCGCTCGTGGAGTTCGTCGCCGCGGAGTACGACGTGGACCCCTCCTCGGTCGTGCTCGCGGCCGGCGCGACCCACGCCAACTTCCTCGCGGCGGCGACCGCACACGCCCTCGCGGTCGAGCGCGGTAACGCCGCCGACCCGACGCCGCGCGCGCTGGTGGAGGTTCCGGGGTACGGACCGCTCGTGGAGACGCCGCGCGCGCTCGGGATGCGGGCCGACCGGTTCAGGCGACCGCTCCCCGAGGCGTCCATCGACAGGGCGCGCGTGGAGGCAGCCATCCACGAGCCCGCGCTCGAACGGCAGTTCACGCACCTGACGATCACGAACCGGCACAATCCGACCGGGGCGCTCACGACCCGTCGCGAACTGAAGCGTCTCGCGAAGGTGACGCGGGAGAACGAGGGCTACCTCATCGTCGACGAGGTGTACGCCCCGTACGTCGCCGAGGCTGACGGCGACGCCGGCTTCGGCGGGCCGACGGGGGCCGGCCTCCGCGGCGTCGTCTCCGTCGGGTCGCTCACCAAGTTCCACGGGCTCTCCGGCCTGCGGGTCGGCTGGCTGATCGCGCCCGAGCGGTTCGCCCGCCGGGCCGAGCAGGTGAGACACCACGTCCCCGCGCTCGCGGGCCCGAGCGTGGCGCTCGCCCGGCGATTCTTCGCCAACCGCGACGAACTCGTGGCCGAGGCGCGGGACCACTGCGCCGCGAACCACGAGCTACTCGCCGACTTCGCCGATGCCAGGTCGGACCTGATCGGTCCCGTCGCCGAGGGCTGCCCGTTCGCCTTCCTGTCCCACGAGTCTGCCGACGGCGACGCCGTCGCGGAGGCGGCCTGGGAGGACGACGTGCTGGTCGTTCCCGGCCGGTTCTTCGGCGAGCGCGACTGGTTCCGGGTCGCCCTCGGGAACGGTCCGGACGACTCCGCGGAGGCGCTGGATGCGCTCGGCTCGGTGCTCGACGGGCTCTGA